One Hermetia illucens chromosome 4, iHerIll2.2.curated.20191125, whole genome shotgun sequence DNA segment encodes these proteins:
- the LOC119653981 gene encoding uncharacterized protein LOC119653981 has translation MDSDCKNSIWSKIGAEMKSDSGNALLEHGENNILTVVNRKHFEVTSAGITVTSSHGVKQVKCWMYEVYVDRRNETRIYWDERRWNDFAKRASQGQGFVCLWTRYNDRFRFYG, from the exons ATGGACTCAGATTGTAAGAATTCTATATGGAGTAAAATAGGAGCGGAAATGAAATCAGATAGTGG CAATGCACTGCTCGAGCACGGAGAAAATAACATATTGACTGTTGTGAATCGAAAACACTTTGAGGTCACATCAGCGGGAATCACTGTCACATCAAGTCACGG tgttaaacaggtaaagtgtTGGATGTAtgaggtttatgtcgatcgccgtaatgaaaCGCGGATTTACTGGGATGAACGACgttggaatgacttcgctaaaagagcaAGCCAAGGCCAAGGCTTTGTgtgtttatggactaggtataatgATCGGttcagattttatggttaa